The following are encoded together in the Glycine max cultivar Williams 82 chromosome 8, Glycine_max_v4.0, whole genome shotgun sequence genome:
- the LOC100499687 gene encoding uncharacterized protein LOC100499687 precursor, whose product MGSKGAKNLALSSALLLLLVGFATSDINQDKAECTDKLLGLAGCLSYVGGEAKVPTMDCCSGIKEVINKSKRCLCILIKDRDDPSLGLKINVTLALNLPDVCETPTNITQCVDLLHLAPKSQEAKVFEGFEKALTNKTSPSPVLSANNTTAKGTSTSANNNSGGGWGKRWLVAEVVCVILPIVFISHFFLFLV is encoded by the exons ATGGGTTCCAAAGGGGCAAAAAATCTAGCACTCTCTTCAGCCTTGTTGCTCCTTTTGGTCGGTTTTGCAACCTCAGACATCAATCAAGACAAAGCAGAATGTACGGATAAACTTCTTGGTCTAGCTGGTTGTCTTTCCTATGTTGGTGGCGAAGCCAAAGTCCCCACCATGGATTGTTGCTCTGGTATCAAAGAGGTTATTAACAAGAGCAAGAGGTGCCTCTGCATCCTCATCAAGGATCGTGATGATCCTAGTCTTGGCCTCAAGATCAACGTCACCCTTGCTTTAAACTTACCAGATGTTTGTGAAACACCCACTAATATAACTCAGTGTGTTG ATCTTTTGCATTTGGCACCCAAGTCCCAGGAAGCTAAGGTGTTTGAGGGGTTTGAAAAAGCCTTGACCAACAAAACTAGTCCCTCCCCGGTCCTTAGTG CTAATAACACAACTGCAAAGGGAACAAGCACAAGCGCGAACAACAACAGCGGAGGTGGGTGGGGAAAGAGGTGGTTAGTGGCAGAGGTGGTGTGTGTGATTTTACCGATTGTTTTTATTTCCCATTTTTTCTTGTTCCTAGTTTGA
- the LOC100797337 gene encoding uncharacterized protein, protein MATTTPSNRSSEAFALMAILSTLLCTAVAAKESVYEILPKYGLPSGLLPDTVTDYTLDEDGQFVVVLAKPCYIQFDYLVYYETKISGKLSYGSITNLKGIQVQRLFIWFNVDEIKVDLPPSNSIYFQVGIINKKLDVHQFKTVRSCRKSLSCPPCLPRPIQLPAPVDEIPMLLTE, encoded by the exons ATGGCAACAACAACACCCTCAAACCGATCATCAGAGGCGTTTGCTCTCATGGCAATCCTCAGCACTCTGCTTTGCACGGCGGTGGCGGCGAAGGAGAGCGTGTACGAGATACTCCCCAAGTACGGCCTCCCGAGCGGTCTGTTACCGGACACCGTCACCGACTACACGCTCGACGAGGACGGGCAATTCGTCGTCGTTTTGGCGAAGCCCTGCTACATACAGTTCGATTACTTAGTTTACTACGAGACCAAGATCTCCGGCAAGCTCAGCTATGGCTCCATCACCAACCTCAAGGGCATTCAGGTCCAGCGCCTCTTCATCTGGTTCAACGTCGATGAGATCAAGGTCGATTTGCCTCCCTCCAACAGCATCTACTTCCAGGTCGGCATCATCAACAAGAAACTCGACGTTCACCAGTTCAAAACCGTTCGCTCCTGCCGCAAATCCCTCTCTTGCCCACCTTGCCTTCCACGTCCAATTCAG CTTCCTGCTCCGGTCGATGAAATTCCCATGCTTCTCACGGAGTAG
- the LOC100797883 gene encoding uncharacterized protein LOC100797883 precursor, protein MFPQTLILFSALIILFHGDLVLSTTAPDDIHDVLPQYGFPKGLLPNNAVSYTLSPDDGFFTVQLDAPCYVHWDDQLVYYHSQISGTLTYGSVSHVSGIQAQKLFLWLPVTGIKVHQDSGMLEFFVGALSQTLPASDFQDVPGCSRRGSLLATNLILPL, encoded by the coding sequence ATGTTCCCACAAACCCTAATATTGTTCTCAGCACTCATAATCCTCTTCCATGGAGATCTCGTCTTAAGCACAACAGCACCAGATGATATCCACGATGTTCTCCCTCAGTACGGTTTCCCAAAGGGTCTTCTTCCCAACAACGCGGTCTCCTACACCCTCTCCCCCGACGATGGCTTCTTCACCGTCCAGCTCGATGCCCCCTGCTACGTCCACTGGGACGACCAATTAGTCTACTACCACAGCCAAATCAGTGGCACTCTCACCTACGGTTCCGTCTCGCACGTGTCGGGGATTCAGGCCCAGAAACTCTTCCTCTGGCTCCCTGTTACCGGAATTAAGGTCCACCAGGATTCCGGCATGTTAGAGTTCTTCGTTGGAGCTTTGTCCCAGACGCTACCCGCCAGCGACTTCCAGGATGTGCCTGGGTGCTCCCGCAGAGGATCGCTGCTCGCTACAAACCTCATTCTTCCTCTCTGA
- the LOC100796276 gene encoding berberine bridge enzyme-like 8 translates to MSAIAILPFLLHVLMAASESEPFQDSILQCLSLYSDPSLPNPISAVTYFPNSPSYPPILDSYIRNLRFSSSTTPKPSFIVAPTHVSHIQASIICCKSFNLEIRIRSGGHDYDGLSYVSEAPFVILDMFMLRSVKVNLDDDDDTAWVDSGSTIGELYHAIAERSKIHAFPAGVCHSVGVGGHFSGGGYGNMMRMFGLSVDHVLDAIIVDAQGRVLDRKLMGEDLFWAIRGGGGASFGVVVSWKIRLVPVPEVVTVFRVERTLEQGATDVVHKWQYVADKLHDGLFIRVVLSSVKRKGVKTIRAKFNALFLGNSQELLGVMNKSFPELGLVAEQCIEMSWIDSVLFWDNYPVGTSVDVLLQRHNTQEKYLKKKSDYVQQPISKTGLEGIWNKMMELEKPALALNPYGGKMGEISEVETPFPHRAGNIYKIQYSVTWKEEGEDVANRYLDRIRRLYDYMTPYVSSSPRSSYINYRDVDIGVNGPGNASYAEARVWGEKYFKRNYDRLVEVKTKVDPSNFFRYEQSIPSLASGLSIMSE, encoded by the coding sequence ATGTCTGCGATTGCGATCTTACCCTTTCTACTCCACGTTCTAATGGCTGCTTCAGAATCAGAACCTTTTCAAGACAGTATTCTCCAGTGCCTCTCTCTCTATTCTGACCCCTCTCTTCCAAATCCAATCTCTGCTGTCACCTATTTCCCCAACAGCCCCTCATACCCTCCCATCTTAGACTCCTACATCAGAAACCTCAGATTCAGTTCCTCCACAACTCCAAAACCATCCTTCATAGTGGCACCAACCCACGTGTCCCACATCCAGGCCTCCATCATCTGCTGCAAAAGCTTCAACCTTGAGATCAGAATCAGAAGTGGGGGCCACGACTACGATGGCCTCTCCTACGTTTCAGAAGCCCCATTTGTTATTCTTGACATGTTTATGCTCAGATCAGTCAAAGTCAActtggatgatgatgatgacactGCGTGGGTTGACTCGGGGTCAACGATTGGTGAACTCTATCATGCGATCGCTGAGAGGAGCAAGATCCATGCTTTCCCAGCTGGGGTGTGTCACAGTGTTGGTGTTGGAGGACATTTCAGTGGAGGAGGCTATGGGAACATGATGAGAATGTTTGGTCTCTCTGTGGATCATGTTTTGGATGCAATAATTGTGGATGCTCAAGGTAGAGTCTTGGATAGGAAGTTAATGGGGGAAGATCTTTTCTGGGCTATTAGAGGAGGTGGGGGAGCTAGCTTTGGAGTCGTTGTGTCGTGGAAAATTAGGTTAGTTCCTGTTCCTGAGGTTGTAACTGTTTTCAGAGTTGAAAGAACATTGGAACAAGGTGCCACTGATGTTGTTCATAAGTGGCAGTATGTTGCTGATAAGTTACATGATGGCTTGTTTATTAGAGTGGTTCTTAGTTCTGTCAAAAGAAAGGGTGTGAAGACAATAAGAGCCAAGTTCAATGCCTTGTTCCTTGGAAATTCACAAGAGTTGCTTGGTGTGATGAATAAGAGCTTCCCTGAACTTGGTTTGGTTGCTGAACAGTGCATTGAAATGAGTTGGATCGATTCGGTGTTGTTTTGGGACAACTATCCAGTGGGGACTTCGGTTGATGTTTTGCTTCAAAGGCATAATACACAGGAGAAATACTTGAAGAAGAAATCAGATTATGTGCAGCAACCAATTTCCAAAACTGGCCTTGAAGGTATATGGAACAAGATGATGGAGCTAGAAAAACCTGCTCTTGCATTGAATCCCTATGGTGGGAAAATGGGTGAGATTTCTGAGGTGGAAACACCGTTTCCACATAGAGCTGGTaacatttataaaattcaatactCTGTGACTTGGAAAGAGGAGGGTGAAGATGTTGCTAACAGATATCTAGATCGGATTCGGAGGCTCTATGATTATATGACACCTTATGTGTCAAGTTCACCTAGAAGTTCATATATCAACTATAGAGACGTTGATATAGGTGTCAATGGACCTGGAAATGCTAGTTATGCAGAGGCTAGAGTCTGGGGTGAGAAGTATTTCAAAAGAAACTATGATAGACTGGTAGAGGTAAAGACCAAGGTTGATCCAAGCAATTTTTTCAGATATGAACAAAGTATTCCATCACTTGCATCTGGTCTAAGCATAATGTCAGAATAG
- the LOC100796811 gene encoding F-box/kelch-repeat protein At1g55270, whose amino-acid sequence MNQLVESSMNTQRVSRVQAPLVDSVSCYCKVDSGLKTVVGARKFVPGSKLCIQPDINPNAHRSKNSRRERTRVQPPLLPGLPDDLAIACLIRVPRVEHGKLRLVCKRWYHLLSGNFFYSLRRSLGMAEEWVYVIKRDRDGRISLHAFDPIYQLWQSLPPVPGEYSEALGFGCAVLSGCHLYLFGGRDPLKGSMRRVIFYNARTNKWHRAPDMLRKRHLFGSCVINNCLYVAGGECEGIQRTLRSAEVYDPNRNRWSFISEMTTAMVPFIGVVHNGTWFLKGLGSNRNVICESYSQETDTWTPVSNGMVNGWRNPSISLNGQLYALDCQDGCKLKVYDRASDSWKKFIDSKLHLGRSRALDAAALVPLNGKLCIIRNNMSISLVDVSSPNRRVESNPQLWENIAGKGHVRSLVRNLWSTIAGRGSLKSHIVHCQVLQA is encoded by the exons ATGAACCAGTTAGTTGAAAGCTCAATGAATACTCAAAGGGTCTCTAGAGTTCAAGCTCCACTG GTTGACTCTGTTTCTTGCTACTGTAAAGTAGATTCAGGCCTGAAAACAGTTGTTGGGGCAAGGAAATTTGTTCCAGGATCGAAGTTATGTATCCAACCTGACATAAACCCAAATGCACATAGGAGCAAAAACTCACGTAGAGAGAGGACCAGAGTTCAGCCTCCTCTCTTGCCTGGTCTTCCGGATGATCTTGCTATTGCATGTTTGATTCGTGTACCTCGGGTTGAGCATGGTAAACTGCGTTTGGTTTGCAAGAGATGGTATCACCTCCTATCTGGAAATTTCTTCTATTCACTCAGGAGAAGTCTTGGAATGGCAGAAGAATGGGTTTATGTCATCAAAAGAGACCGTGATGGAAGAATTTCATTGCATGCTTTTGATCCCATCTACCAACTGTGGCAATCCCTTCCTCCTGTTCCTGGGGAATATTCTGAAGCATTGGGATTTGGCTGTGCGGTTCTCAGTGGTTGCCACCTGTACTTATTTGGTGGAAGAGATCCACTGAAGGGATCTATGAGACGTGTTATTTTCTACAATGCCCGTACTAATAAGTGGCATAGAGCACCAGATATGCTGCGGAAACGTCATCTGTTTGGTTCTTGTGTAATAAATAACTGTCTCTATGTTGCTGGTGGGGAGTGTGAAGGAATTCAAAGAACTCTTCGATCTGCTGAAGTTTATGACCCCAACCGGAACAGGTGGAGTTTTATCTCAGAGATGACCACAGCAATGGTGCCCTTTATTGGTGTTGTTCATAACGGAACATGGTTTTTGAAAGGACTTGGATCTAATCGAAATGTCATATGTGAATCCTATTCCCAGGAAACTGATACCTGGACCCCAGTGAGTAATGGAATGGTCAATGGTTGGCGTAATCCTAGTATCTCGCTGAACGGACAACTCTATGCACTTGATTGCCAGGATGGGTGCAAGCTCAAAGTATATGACAGAGCATCAGATTCATGGAAGAAGTTCATTGATAGCAAACTCCATTTAGGTAGATCCCGTGCTCTTGACGCTGCTGCTCTTGTTCCCCTTAATGGAAAGCTTTGCATTATACGCAACAATATGAGCATCAGTCTAGTTGATGTTTCGAGTCCAAACAGACGCGTGGAGAGCAATCCTCAACTTTGGGAAAATATTGCTGGGAAAGGTCATGTCAGGTCTTTAGTTAGAAATTTATGGTCAACTATAGCGGGACGTGGTAGTTTGAAGAGTCATATTGTTCACTGTCAGGTTCTTCAAGCCTGA
- the LOC100795756 gene encoding DEAD-box ATP-dependent RNA helicase 37, whose protein sequence is MRTSWADLAANSAAENAGPGSSADNVGTGSTLAPTRPVYVPPHLRNRQPAAESPAPAPAYSGPSSGAGSSSGAGNSGSRYAAPRNDYRPGYGGGGGRTGGWGNKSGGWDRGREREVNPFEEEDNAEEAFSEQENTGINFDAYEDIPVETSGDNVPPPVNTFAEIDLGEALNQNIRRCKYVKPTPVQRHAIPISLAGRDLMACAQTGSGKTAAFCFPIISGIMRGQPVQRPPRGVRTVYPLALVLSPTRELSMQIHEEARKFSYQTGVRVVVAYGGAPINQQLRDLERGVDILVATPGRLVDLLERARVSLQMIRYLALDEADRMLDMGFEPQIRKIVEQMDMPPPGARQTMLFSATFPKEIQRLASDFLSNYIFLAVGRVGSSTDLIVQRVEYVQESDKRSHLMDLLHAQRANGVQGKQALTLVFVETKKGADSLEHWLCLNGFPATTIHGDRSQQERELALRSFKSGNTPILVATDVAARGLDIPHVAHVVNFDLPNDIDDYVHRIGRTGRAGKKGLATAFFNDNNSSLARALSELMQEANQEVPAWLSRYAARSSFGGGRNRRSGGRFGSRDFRREGSFSRGSSDYYSAGNSSGGGYGGSGGYAGGGYGPGVTSAWD, encoded by the exons ATGCGAACTTCATGGGCTGATTTGGCTGCAAATTCTGCAGCCGAAAATGCAGGTCCTGGTTCTTCTGCTGACAATGTGGGAACTGGTAGCACTTTAGCTCCCACGCGACCTGTTTATGTACCTCCTCATCTGAGGAACCGTCAGCCAGCAGCAGAATCCCCTGCCCCTGCTCCAGCATATAGTGGCCCTTCTTCTGGTGCTGGCTCTAGTTCTGGTGCTGGTAATTCTGGATCCCGTTATGCTGCACCCAGAAATGATTATCGTCCTGGgtatggtggtggtggtggacgTACAGGTGGATGGGGAAACAAAAGTGGTGGATGGGATCGTGGCAGGGAGCGGGAAGTCAATCCCTTTGAAGAAGAGGATAACGCTGAAGAGGCATTCAGTGAGCAGGAGAATACAGGAATAAATTTTGATGCATATGAAGACATTCCAGTGGAGACCAGTGGTGACAATGTGCCCCCACCTGTGAATACGTTTGCAGAGATTGATTTGGGTGAAGCACTTAATCAGAATATAAGAAGGTGCAAATATGTGAAGCCAACACCTGTTCAGCGGCATGCCATACCGATATCTCTAGCTGGACGGGATTTGATGGCTTGTGCGCAGACTGGTTCTGGAAAGACAGCTGCATTCTGCTTCCCGATTATCAGTGGAATCATGAGGGGCCAACCTGTGCAGAGGCCACCTCGTGGGGTGCGTACAGTGTATCCGCTTGCGCTTGTTCTTTCTCCAACGAGGGAGTTATCAATGCAA ATACATGAAGAGGCTAGGAAGTTTTCATACCAAACTGGGGTTAGGGTAGTTGTTGCATATGGTGGAGCACCAATAAACCAGCag CTGCGGGATCTTGAAAGAGGGGTGGACATTCTTGTTGCAACTCCTGGAAGACTGGTAGATTTGCTGGAGAGAGCTAGAGTTTCACTGCAGATGATTCGATATCTGGCATTAGATGAGGCAGATCGGATGCTGGATATGGGTTTTGAGCCACAAATAAGGAAGATTGTAGAGCAAATGGACATGCCTCCACCAGGTGCCAGACAGACTATGTTGTTCAGTGCAACATTTCCAAAAGAGATACAG AGATTGGCTTCTGATTTcctttcaaattatattttcctTGCTGTTGGAAGAGTGGGTTCAAGTACTGATTTAATTGTCCAAAGAGTTGAGTATGTTCAAGAGTCTGACAAGAGAAGTCACCTAATGGACCTTCTTCATGCACAGAGGGCAAATGGTGTACAAGGAAAG caagCTTTAACTTTAGTTTTTGTGGAGACTAAGAAGGGAGCTGATTCGCTGGAACATTGGTTGTGTCTTAATGGTTTTCCAGCAACTACTATTCATGGTGACAGGTCACAGCAG GAAAGAGAATTAGCCTTGAGGTCATTTAAAAGTGGCAACACCCCCATATTGGTTGCCACCGATGTTGCTGCACGTGGTCTTGATATTCCCCATGTTGCTCATGTGGTCAACTTTGACCTGCCAAATGACATTGATGATTATGTACACCGAATTGGAAGAACAGGGCGAGCTGGAAAGAAAGGTCTTGCAACTGCATTCTTTAATGATAACAATTCATCGCTAGCTAGAGCTTTATCAGAACTGATGCAAGAAGCAAATCAAGAAGTACCTGCTTGGCTCTCACGGTATGCTGCTCGATCTTCTTTTGGTGGAGGCAGGAACCGGCGATCAGGCGGTCGATTTGGTAGTCGTGACTTTCGAAGAGAGGGCTCTTTCAGTAGAGGTTCTTCTGATTACTACAGTGCGGGAAACAGCAGTGGTGGTGGATATGGAGGCTCTGGTGGGTATGCTGGTGGAGGGTATGGTCCTGGGGTCACTAGTGCTTGGGATTGA